The genomic stretch TAAAATCATGGCACATACTATGCCCAGGCAGGTGGGCAAAATGGAAAGAGAAGAACCGCAGGTCGACAGGCGGCTCGTCGAATCGCTCAATGAGCGGATCGCCATGCTGGCCCTGGATATGGAGAAGATCCGCGTGGCCGAGTACGTGGACCTCTTTAACGACCCGAAACGCCTCTTATACCTGAACTTTTTAGCCGGACTGGCGCGCGGTCTGGGCATGACCGTCGGCTTTACAGTCCTCGGCGCCGTGGCTGTGCTGATCCTGCGCGAATTGGTGGTGCTCAACCTGCCGCTCATCGGCGGGTTCATCGCCGAGGTGGTCCGCATGGTCCAGACCCAATTGGGCATGTAGATAAGGATCCAACACTGAGGGCCGCACAGGCAGTTTGCCCTTTTTCAAATGAAAACGAAGAGGGGAAAGAGGGGATACCGATGCCGGACAGCCATGAGGCCGCCTGGTGGCGGCTGAACGCGATGGAGACGGACATCCGGGACCAATTGACCCACATGACCCAAGATGCCCTGGGGGAATCGATGGGCGAATCGATCCAGGAACTGAGCCTTTACGACAACCATCCCGCCGATGTAGGCAGCGAGGTTTATGAGCGGGGCAAGGACCTGGCGACGCGGGATCGCTTCAGCCGGGAATTGGATGAGATCGCCAAGGCCAAACGGCGCATCAGCGAGGGCATCTACGGGATCTGCGAAAGATGCCATCAAAAAATCCCTGATGCGCGGATGGCGGCCATGCCGACGGCAACGCTCTGCATTGAATGCCAGAGCCATGAAGAGGAGTTGCACCCAGACCGCCACCCTCGGCCCATCGAAGAGGACGCGGCGCCC from Heliomicrobium modesticaldum Ice1 encodes the following:
- a CDS encoding TraR/DksA C4-type zinc finger protein, producing MPDSHEAAWWRLNAMETDIRDQLTHMTQDALGESMGESIQELSLYDNHPADVGSEVYERGKDLATRDRFSRELDEIAKAKRRISEGIYGICERCHQKIPDARMAAMPTATLCIECQSHEEELHPDRHPRPIEEDAAPYPWGGNSDNLFSIGEHGTDRDRKDPTMFDGEDTWQILAQYGSSDGPSDIEFTPEYPKIVPNHFERVGGTEAIEMIPVEKGKDGVFYQDMDGVDDEEGPRRL
- a CDS encoding DUF5665 domain-containing protein yields the protein MEREEPQVDRRLVESLNERIAMLALDMEKIRVAEYVDLFNDPKRLLYLNFLAGLARGLGMTVGFTVLGAVAVLILRELVVLNLPLIGGFIAEVVRMVQTQLGM